The Aliidiomarina minuta nucleotide sequence AAGCTTTGATTCACTGGATGACGATGACATTGATAAAGCGGACAGTTCCGAAGAAGAAAGCGATGAAAATGAAATTAGTCAGTCTGAACTTGATAACCTGTTAAATGCGGGCGATGCGGAAGAAGATGACGGCGAAACGCCTGCAGCCGCGTCAGCGGAACCAGAAACCGTAGACGCAGATGACGATACGGTCACGGAACCTGAAAGTCCGGCAGAAGAACAGCCGGAAGAGGAAGAACCCAGTCCTGCAGAGCTTTTTGCGAATGACGAAGAAGATGCTGATGACGAAACTGGCGATGACGAAATGGACTTTGATGCCATGCTTAGTGAGTTTGGCATGGAAGAGGACGATGATGACATTGATGACGATGATATTAATTCATTGCTAGCTCAGTCTGACAGTGTGGTTACAGAAGACAAAGAAAAAGATCCGGGCGAAGCGGCACAGGAGCCGGAAACCCCTGAGGATGAAGAAGCTGAGGATCTCGAAGCGGGTGAAGAGCTAGATTTTTCGGCGGACGATGAGGAAGATTCAACGGCAGAAACAGAAGAGGTTTCTGCCGAAAATAAAGCCGAAGATGCTGAAGACTTTATCGATATTGATGACATTCTGAATGATGCAGATGAGAGTGAACCGGAGGCAGATGATGAAGCCGACGATGATGACGATGAAAGTTCACGTCAGGCTGACGAGGAAGATAACCTGGCTGCTCAGCTAGATTTGGCCAGAGCTTACCTGGAAATGGAAGAAACAGAAGAAGCCCGGGAAACTATCCAGGCCGTGATTGAAGAAGCGGAAGGAGAGCTGCTACAGGAAGCGCAGGAGCTGTTAAAACGTATTGATAGCTGAAAGCCTGTGTAATTTACGTATAATGTGCGCCCATCAGGCAATAATGCATAGTTAACAGGTGGGCGGTGGTAATGCGTATTGCGTTAGGTATCGAATATAGTGGGCAAAATTATCATGGCTGGCAGCGTCAGCAAGGCATGCCAACAGTGCAGGGCAAACTCGAAAAAGCGCTGAGCCAGATTGCGAATCATCCCGTGGACGTAATCTGCGCCGGCCGAACCGACGCAGGTGTGCATGCCACAGGGCAGGTAGTGCACTTTGATGTGGACTGCCAGCGTGCAGAACCTGCCTGGACCATTGGCGTGAATAGTAATCTGCCGTCCGATATTTCAGTGCGCTGGATGCATGAAGTGGATGCTGACTTTGATGCACGCTTCAGCGCCTCAGCGCGTCGTTATCGCTATATTATCTACGACAGTCCAACCCGCCCGGGTATTTTCCCTTTTGGTGTTACCCACAGCTACCATGCTCTGGATGTGGAAGTTATGCAGGCGGCTGCGCCCGCCTTATTAGGCGAGCACGACTTTAGTGCTTTCAGAGCTGCTCATTGCCAGGCGAATACGCCGTTTCGGAATGTACAGGAAATATCGGTTACGCGTATGGGCTATTATATCGTTATAGAAGTTAAGGCAAACGCATTTTTACACCACATGGTGCGTAATATTGTGGGCTCTCTGATAGTGATAGGTAAGAAAGAGCAACAACCTGACTGGCTGAGCGAGCTACTCGCAGGCAAAGACCGTAAACTGGCTGCCGCGACAGCAAAACCGCATGGTTTGTACCTTGTCGACGTTAGTTATCCTGAAAAATTTGCGTTACCACGCTGGCCCATGGGCCCTTTGTTTCTGAATACGCACAACTAAGACCACTTTTTGCTGCAAATAAAGTCTTAGTTATGGTTTAATTGCGGCAGAATTAAGTATTTAAGGTTAAGCACGTTATGAGCTGGATTGAGAAGATTCTTGCTAAACCGCAAGCGAACAAACGCCGAAATATTCCTGAAGGTGTCTGGAGTAAGTGCCAGGGCTGTGAATCTATTTTATATCGCGCGGATTTAGAACGTAATTTGTCAGTATGTCCAAAGTGCGGCCATCATATGCGGCTGTCAGCCCGTGAGCGTCTGGATGCTTTTCTGGACAAAGGCGAACAGGTAGAGATTGGTGCTGATCTTGAGCCGCAGGACGTGCTTAAGTTTCGTGATTCGAAGAAATACAAAGATCGCATTGCGGCAGCACAAAAAGCGACGGGTGAAAAAGATGCTCTGGTCGCTATGCGTGGCAAAGTAAAAGGTGTGCCTGTTGTTACTGTCGCTTTTGAATTCGCCTTTATGGGTGGTTCTATGGCGTCGGTAGTAGGGGCTCGCTTTGTGCAGGCGGCTGAAGTCTGTATTGAACATAAAATTCCACTAGTCTGTTTTTCAGCCTCTGGTGGTGCCCGCATGCAGGAAGCTTTGTTGTCGTTGATGCAGATGGCTAAGACTTCGGCAGCTTTGGCTCGTATGAGCGAAGAAGGTTTGCCCTATATTTCGGTCTTGACGGATCCTACGATGGGTGGCGTGTCAGCCAGTCTGGCTATGCTGGGCGATATTAATATCGGTGAGCCTCAGGCGTTGATTGGTTTTGCCGGGCCGCGGGTTATTGAGCAAACTGTACGTGAAACTCTACCAAAAGGTTTTCAGCGTAGTGAGTTCCTGCTTGAGCATGGTGCTATTGATATGATCGTGGATCGTCGCGAAATGCGTGACCGTATCGCCGGTTTACTGGCTAAGTTCCAGGCGCTCGATAGTCCGAATCTGGATACACAGGAAAGTGACGCTGAGCTGTGAGTACAACGTCAGATAGCTCCGGTCGCTCACTGCATGACTGGTTGCAGTATCTGGAAGCTCAGCATTATAAAAGCATAGATCTTGGATTAGAGCGTATCAGCCAGGTGGCTGCTACGCTCGACGTTCTGCGACCAGCTCCGTTGGTGATAACGGTTGCTGGTACAAACGGTAAAGGCTCCACAGTGCGCATTCTGGAGCAAATTCTGCTAGCGGCGGGTTATCAAGCTGGCAGCTATACTTCCCCCCATTTTCTCCACTATAACGAACGTGTTCGCGTTGCCGGAGCAGAACTTAGCGATAAGCAGCATTGTGACGCTTTTGCCGTTGTCGAAGCGGCCCGTGGTGATGCGTCTCTGACGTATTTTGAATACGGCACTCTGGCTGCTTTGCAACTGCTAAAAGCAGCTAAACTAGATGTTGTCATTCTTGAAGTAGGACTGGGCGGACGTCTGGATGCGGTTAATATTGTCGATCCTGATATAGCCATAGTCACTAGCGTAGGCATCGATCATGTAGCATTTCTGGGCGACGACAGAGAACAGATTGGTTTTGAAAAAGCAGGTATTTATCGCCCCGGCAAACCTGCTATTTGCGCTGATCCTGAGCCGCCTCAACGACTTTTGCAACACGCAACTGATATTAAAGCTTCGCTATACTGTCTGAATCGCGATTATCATTATGAACTGACAGGTTCAGGCTGGGACTTTGCAAGTTCGCAACTTGCCCTGAAGCAATTACCAATACCCGTATTACCACTGCCAAGTGCAGCAGCCGCGCTGGCTTGCCTGGGATTTTTGGCGCAGCCGCCAGAACGGGGCGCTATTGAACTGGGTTTATCAACAGCTCAGCTGCCTGGTCGTATGCAGGTGTTATCAGGCCTCCCCATGCGAATTCTGGATGTTGCGCATAATCCTCATGCGGCCGAATATTTAGCCAGGCAGTTACAGCAGCGCTGGCCAGGCCGTGCTATTCGCGCGGTTTGCGGCATGCTTTGTGATAAAGATATGAAAAACACTCTGGCTCCGCTTACCCCATTGGTCAGTAACTGGTATCTGGCGACTTTACCTGGCCCCAGAGGAAACACTGCGGCGCAACTGGCAGACGAATTGGAAAGTAAGTGTAAAAAAAGCTTTGAGAGTGTTGCAGAGGCTTATCAAAATGCGTTATCAGATGCCGAAGAAGGCGATATCGTGTTATGCTTTGGCTCCTTTTTAACGATCCAGGCAATCTACGAAGTGGAGGGCTAGGCTGGTGGCAAGTCCATTACAGAATCGCATTGTAGGCACTGTTATTATTGTAGCTCTGGCCGTTATATTTTTACCAGATCTACTGGATGGTAACAAGATTCAGCGCGATGATGAGCTGGAAACCATTCCTTTGCGTCCCGAGCTGAGCACAGAGCAACAACGCGCCC carries:
- the truA gene encoding tRNA pseudouridine(38-40) synthase TruA, whose product is MRIALGIEYSGQNYHGWQRQQGMPTVQGKLEKALSQIANHPVDVICAGRTDAGVHATGQVVHFDVDCQRAEPAWTIGVNSNLPSDISVRWMHEVDADFDARFSASARRYRYIIYDSPTRPGIFPFGVTHSYHALDVEVMQAAAPALLGEHDFSAFRAAHCQANTPFRNVQEISVTRMGYYIVIEVKANAFLHHMVRNIVGSLIVIGKKEQQPDWLSELLAGKDRKLAAATAKPHGLYLVDVSYPEKFALPRWPMGPLFLNTHN
- the accD gene encoding acetyl-CoA carboxylase, carboxyltransferase subunit beta, yielding MSWIEKILAKPQANKRRNIPEGVWSKCQGCESILYRADLERNLSVCPKCGHHMRLSARERLDAFLDKGEQVEIGADLEPQDVLKFRDSKKYKDRIAAAQKATGEKDALVAMRGKVKGVPVVTVAFEFAFMGGSMASVVGARFVQAAEVCIEHKIPLVCFSASGGARMQEALLSLMQMAKTSAALARMSEEGLPYISVLTDPTMGGVSASLAMLGDINIGEPQALIGFAGPRVIEQTVRETLPKGFQRSEFLLEHGAIDMIVDRREMRDRIAGLLAKFQALDSPNLDTQESDAEL
- the folC gene encoding bifunctional tetrahydrofolate synthase/dihydrofolate synthase, with product MSTTSDSSGRSLHDWLQYLEAQHYKSIDLGLERISQVAATLDVLRPAPLVITVAGTNGKGSTVRILEQILLAAGYQAGSYTSPHFLHYNERVRVAGAELSDKQHCDAFAVVEAARGDASLTYFEYGTLAALQLLKAAKLDVVILEVGLGGRLDAVNIVDPDIAIVTSVGIDHVAFLGDDREQIGFEKAGIYRPGKPAICADPEPPQRLLQHATDIKASLYCLNRDYHYELTGSGWDFASSQLALKQLPIPVLPLPSAAAALACLGFLAQPPERGAIELGLSTAQLPGRMQVLSGLPMRILDVAHNPHAAEYLARQLQQRWPGRAIRAVCGMLCDKDMKNTLAPLTPLVSNWYLATLPGPRGNTAAQLADELESKCKKSFESVAEAYQNALSDAEEGDIVLCFGSFLTIQAIYEVEG